One genomic segment of Gossypium arboreum isolate Shixiya-1 chromosome 3, ASM2569848v2, whole genome shotgun sequence includes these proteins:
- the LOC108475485 gene encoding probable magnesium transporter NIPA6 isoform X1 codes for MGLSDNLKGVILAVASSAFIGSSFILKKKGLKRGGASGIRAGVGGYTYLLEPLWWAGMITMIMGEIANFVAYIYAPAVLVTPLGALSIIVSACLAHFLLNERIQKMGIVGCVSCIVGSVVIVIHAPQEHTPSSVQDIWTLATQPAFLVYVVATLSAVLALVLHFEPHYGQTNILVYLGICSLMGSLTVVSIKAIGIAIKLTLDGMSQIAYPQTWFFLTVAVICVITQLIYLNKALDTFNATLVSPVYYVMFTTFTIIASVIMFKDWSGQNAGSIASEICGLITVLSGTIILHVTREQEPPPPPVGTVTWFINGDSLKSPEEEHLITHHRLDEYYEP; via the exons ATGGGGTTGTCGGACAATTTGAAGGGAGTGATATTAGCAGTGGCGTCGAGCGCTTTTATTGGCTCAAGTTTTATTTTGAAGAAGAAAGGGCTCAAGCGTGGTGGTGCTTCGGGTATTCGCGCAG GAGTTGGAGGTTATACCTACTTACTAGAGCCACTTTGGTGGGCAGGCATGATAACAA TGATCATGGGAGAGATTGCGAATTTCGTGGCTTATATCTATGCTCCTGCTGTTCTAGTGACGCCGCTTGGTGCTCTAAGTATAATTGTGAG TGCTTGCCTGGCACACTTTTTGTTGAACGAAAGAATTCAGAAAATGGGGATTGTAGGTTGTGTTTCCTGCATTGTTGGTTCGGTGGTGATTGTAATTCATGCACCGCAAGAGCATACCCCGAGTTCCGTACAAGACATATGGACTCTAGCAACACAACCAG CTTTTCTGGTTTATGTAGTAGCTACACTTTCAGCAGTTTTAGCTTTGGTTTTGCATTTTGAGCCTCATTATGGACAGACAAATATACTGGTTTATTTGGGAATATGTTCATTGATGGGTTCTCTTACG GTTGTTAGCATCAAAGCCATTGGAATTGCTATAAAGCTTACATTGGATGGGATGAGTCAGATTGCTTATCCTCAAACTTGGTTTTTTCTTACAGTTGCTGTTATCTGTGTCATTACACAATTAATTTACCTCAATAAG GCCCTGGATACATTCAATGCCACACTTGTTTCTCCGGTATATTATGTGATGTTCACGACTTTTACCATTATCGCTAGTGTAATCATGTTTAAG GACTGGTCAGGCCAAAATGCAGGCAGCATTGCTTCTGAGATATGCGGACTCATCACCGTGCTCTCGGGAACAATCATACTTCATGTGACAAGAGAACAGGAACCACCTCCTCCTCCAGTAG GAACCGTGACATGGTTCATCAATGGCGACTCCTTAAAGAGTCCCGAGGAAGAACATTTAATCACTCACCACCGTCTCGATGAGTATTATGAGCCATGA
- the LOC108475485 gene encoding probable magnesium transporter NIPA6 isoform X2, which translates to MGEIANFVAYIYAPAVLVTPLGALSIIVSACLAHFLLNERIQKMGIVGCVSCIVGSVVIVIHAPQEHTPSSVQDIWTLATQPAFLVYVVATLSAVLALVLHFEPHYGQTNILVYLGICSLMGSLTVVSIKAIGIAIKLTLDGMSQIAYPQTWFFLTVAVICVITQLIYLNKALDTFNATLVSPVYYVMFTTFTIIASVIMFKDWSGQNAGSIASEICGLITVLSGTIILHVTREQEPPPPPVGTVTWFINGDSLKSPEEEHLITHHRLDEYYEP; encoded by the exons ATGGGAGAGATTGCGAATTTCGTGGCTTATATCTATGCTCCTGCTGTTCTAGTGACGCCGCTTGGTGCTCTAAGTATAATTGTGAG TGCTTGCCTGGCACACTTTTTGTTGAACGAAAGAATTCAGAAAATGGGGATTGTAGGTTGTGTTTCCTGCATTGTTGGTTCGGTGGTGATTGTAATTCATGCACCGCAAGAGCATACCCCGAGTTCCGTACAAGACATATGGACTCTAGCAACACAACCAG CTTTTCTGGTTTATGTAGTAGCTACACTTTCAGCAGTTTTAGCTTTGGTTTTGCATTTTGAGCCTCATTATGGACAGACAAATATACTGGTTTATTTGGGAATATGTTCATTGATGGGTTCTCTTACG GTTGTTAGCATCAAAGCCATTGGAATTGCTATAAAGCTTACATTGGATGGGATGAGTCAGATTGCTTATCCTCAAACTTGGTTTTTTCTTACAGTTGCTGTTATCTGTGTCATTACACAATTAATTTACCTCAATAAG GCCCTGGATACATTCAATGCCACACTTGTTTCTCCGGTATATTATGTGATGTTCACGACTTTTACCATTATCGCTAGTGTAATCATGTTTAAG GACTGGTCAGGCCAAAATGCAGGCAGCATTGCTTCTGAGATATGCGGACTCATCACCGTGCTCTCGGGAACAATCATACTTCATGTGACAAGAGAACAGGAACCACCTCCTCCTCCAGTAG GAACCGTGACATGGTTCATCAATGGCGACTCCTTAAAGAGTCCCGAGGAAGAACATTTAATCACTCACCACCGTCTCGATGAGTATTATGAGCCATGA
- the LOC108474517 gene encoding translocon-associated protein subunit alpha-like → MAMKSFSVFFFVLLLLASPILQVARCQSEAEADVAEAVEEGELGIVGEEAQDFGSGNFDSAPGVETLCLFPKNSAKFISAGEETELLVGVENVGESPMNVIAITASVHLPFDHRMLVQNLSAQAFSNASVPPSKQATFPYIFAVSKYLQPGTFDLVGNIFYEIDQHPYQSTFYNGTIEVVEAGAFLSVESVFLVTLGIALLVLFGLWLQGQFQRISKKTKRAPKVEVGTRTTDTSLDEWLQGTAYTQSASKSKKKK, encoded by the exons TTGCTAGGTGTCAATCTGAAGCGGAGGCAGATGTTGCAGAAGCTGTTGAAGAAGGTGAACTTGGGATTGTTGGTGAGGAAGCTCAGGATTTTGGTTCTGGGAATTTTGACTCGGCTCCAGGAGTTGAAACTCTCTGTCTTTTCCCTAAAAACAGTGCCAAAT TTATATCAGCCGGAGAAGAGACTGAACTCCTTGTTGGGGTGGAAAATGTTG GTGAGTCACCTATGAATGTCATTGCAATCACAGCCAGTGTTCATCTTCCTTTTGATCATCGTATGCTTGTTCAAAATCTATCAGCACAG GCCTTTAGCAATGCATCCGTACCCCCTTCAAAGCAAGCTACTTTCCCTTACATATTTGCGGTTAGCAAGTACTTGCAG CCTGGAACTTTTGATCTTGTGGGCAACATTTTCTATGAGATTGACCAGCACCCATACCAAAGTACATTCTATAATGGTACCATTGAAGTTGTTGAAGCTGGTGCCTTCCTCAGTGTCGAGTCTGTTTTCCTTGTTACCCTCGGGATTGCACTGCTGGTTCTCTTCGGTTTATGGCTTCAAGGTCAATTTCAGCGTATCTCCAAG AAAACTAAGAGAGCTCCAAAGGTGGAAGTCGGAACCAGGACTACTGATACCTCATTGGACGAGTGGCTTCAG GGAACTGCTTACACTCAGTCAGCTTCCAAATCGAAGAAAAAGAAGTAG